The proteins below are encoded in one region of Aeromonas veronii:
- the amt gene encoding ammonium transporter: protein MFKRLVMTGLLALGATMATPGWAEEVAVQAATVTINKGDNTWLMVAAALVILMSIPGLALFYGGLVRAKNMLSVLMQVFTLFCLITVLWVVYGYSLAFTEGGAFYGSFDKVLLMGITPDSIGATFSKGVGISEFIFVVFQGAFAAITCGLIVGGFAERMKFSAVLLFAVIWFTFAYIPMAHMVWYWAGPDAYTDAAAAEAAGATAGYLFQHGALDFAGGTVVHINAAVAGLVGAFMAGKRVGYGRDPMTPHSLTMTMIGAALLWFGWFGFNAGSALEASGTAALALINTWVAPAAAALSWTFAEWLMKGRPSLLGAVSGAVAGLVAITPAAGFVGVGGGLIIGLLSGVAGLWGVHGLKRLLGADDSLDVFGLHGVCGILGAVLTGVFASPDLGGTGVWDYVTNQVAEGYSILAQVKVQVIGVLVTVAWTAVVSVVAYKLVDLLVGLRVKEDAEREGLDVTSHGEKAYSL from the coding sequence ATGTTCAAGAGACTCGTAATGACTGGCCTGCTGGCGCTGGGCGCCACCATGGCCACCCCAGGTTGGGCCGAAGAAGTGGCCGTGCAGGCGGCGACCGTCACCATCAACAAGGGAGACAATACCTGGCTGATGGTGGCCGCGGCCCTGGTGATCTTGATGTCGATCCCCGGGCTGGCCCTGTTCTACGGTGGTCTGGTGCGCGCCAAGAATATGCTGAGCGTGCTGATGCAGGTGTTCACCCTGTTCTGCCTCATCACCGTGCTCTGGGTGGTCTATGGCTACTCCCTGGCCTTCACCGAAGGGGGCGCCTTCTACGGCTCCTTCGACAAGGTGCTGCTGATGGGGATCACCCCTGATTCCATCGGTGCCACCTTCAGCAAGGGCGTGGGGATCAGCGAGTTCATCTTCGTGGTGTTCCAGGGGGCCTTCGCGGCCATCACCTGCGGCCTCATCGTCGGTGGCTTTGCCGAACGGATGAAGTTCTCGGCGGTGCTGCTGTTCGCGGTGATCTGGTTCACCTTCGCCTACATCCCGATGGCGCACATGGTGTGGTACTGGGCCGGTCCCGATGCCTATACCGATGCCGCCGCGGCCGAAGCGGCCGGTGCCACTGCCGGTTATCTGTTCCAGCATGGCGCCCTCGACTTTGCCGGCGGTACCGTGGTGCACATCAACGCGGCGGTGGCCGGTCTGGTGGGGGCCTTCATGGCGGGCAAGCGGGTGGGCTACGGCCGTGATCCCATGACGCCTCACAGCCTGACCATGACCATGATAGGTGCCGCCCTGCTCTGGTTCGGCTGGTTCGGCTTCAACGCGGGCTCTGCGCTGGAAGCGAGCGGCACGGCTGCCCTGGCCCTGATCAATACCTGGGTGGCGCCGGCGGCGGCAGCTCTTTCCTGGACCTTCGCCGAATGGCTGATGAAGGGTCGTCCCTCCCTGCTGGGGGCGGTATCGGGTGCGGTGGCCGGTCTGGTCGCCATCACCCCGGCGGCCGGTTTCGTCGGTGTCGGTGGTGGCCTCATCATCGGCCTGCTGAGCGGGGTCGCCGGTCTGTGGGGCGTACACGGTCTCAAGCGTCTGCTGGGGGCCGATGACAGCCTGGATGTGTTCGGCCTGCACGGGGTGTGCGGGATCCTGGGTGCGGTGCTGACCGGGGTGTTTGCCAGCCCGGATCTGGGCGGTACCGGGGTGTGGGACTATGTGACCAACCAGGTCGCCGAAGGCTACTCCATCCTGGCGCAGGTCAAGGTGCAGGTCATCGGGGTGTTGGTGACGGTCGCCTGGACCGCCGTGGTCTCTGTCGTGGCCTACAAGCTGGTGGACCTGCTGGTGGGTCTGCGAGTGAAGGAAGACGCCGAGCGCGAAGGGCTGGATGTGACCAGCCATGGCGAGAAAGCGTACAGTTTGTAA
- a CDS encoding ash family protein yields MKEQYGLTAQGEALSKFQRVGLSHNVQRSTIPLAAAKSAAGRRNPDETIAPTHALAWFFVGARPPFLGALLAYLVGRLCCVMVARAGQLRGWPVSIVAGIPTPVRATTMSVGTLVGSEKLSTIEAAIMATVPTPALPKIFTFLIQRQRACRLAELRRIRTISVIANTEHQARANLPGLSLVFMSRTPSMGVAA; encoded by the coding sequence ATGAAAGAACAATATGGGCTCACTGCCCAGGGCGAAGCCTTGTCCAAATTCCAAAGGGTGGGCTTGTCCCACAACGTCCAACGGAGTACGATTCCTCTTGCAGCGGCAAAATCCGCTGCCGGGCGTAGGAACCCGGATGAGACGATAGCGCCGACCCACGCGCTTGCGTGGTTTTTTGTCGGTGCTCGACCCCCTTTTCTTGGGGCTCTGCTGGCCTATCTGGTTGGCAGGCTCTGCTGTGTAATGGTGGCTCGGGCGGGGCAGCTGCGAGGCTGGCCGGTTTCTATTGTCGCCGGTATTCCTACCCCCGTTCGGGCTACCACCATGAGCGTAGGAACTCTGGTCGGTAGTGAAAAGCTGTCGACAATAGAGGCTGCCATCATGGCTACTGTCCCCACCCCCGCCTTACCCAAAATCTTCACCTTCCTGATCCAGCGCCAACGCGCCTGTCGTCTGGCAGAGCTTCGGCGTATCCGCACTATCTCTGTCATCGCCAATACCGAGCACCAAGCCCGCGCTAACCTGCCTGGCTTGTCGCTGGTGTTTATGTCCCGCACCCCGAGCATGGGGGTGGCCGCATGA
- the rlmD gene encoding 23S rRNA (uracil(1939)-C(5))-methyltransferase RlmD, which translates to MPLVGHQHQIDILELTDKGDGKGRLFDRPLFVEGLLPGEQALVELSEVKPNYLHGKLVELTQPSADRVPDFCPNTECGGCQVRPLAYPAQLTLKQSLVESALAQAGLVTRVNPILGMDSPFAYRNKAQYAVRGTEAGAELGFYRKHSHDLITADDCAVQDALHVELNARLRHWMREHEIQAYDEVNHSGCVRNLMTRKGFKSGELMVVLVTLGETLPFEAELLAALSDLPITTLVQNINEERTNRILGDRNRVLLGEGVIRDQIHELAFEISPLSFFQNNPSQTDVLYSKALEYCELTGSETVFDIYCGIGTISLFLANKAARVVGIESVESAINDARRNAALNGIEHTEFHVGKAEQLMPELHTQGVSADVVVMDPPRKGCDKAVLQTLVAMAPRRLVYVSCNPQTLARDLAWLVKQGFVLDEVQPVDMFPHSMHVEAVARLSLPAKAD; encoded by the coding sequence ATGCCGTTAGTGGGACACCAACATCAGATCGATATTCTGGAACTGACCGACAAAGGGGATGGCAAGGGACGCCTGTTCGATCGCCCCCTGTTTGTCGAAGGGTTGCTGCCCGGTGAGCAGGCGTTGGTGGAGCTTTCCGAAGTCAAACCCAACTATCTGCACGGCAAGCTGGTGGAACTGACCCAGCCGTCCGCCGATCGGGTACCGGATTTCTGCCCCAACACCGAATGCGGTGGCTGCCAGGTGCGCCCCCTTGCCTATCCGGCGCAGCTCACGCTCAAGCAATCCCTGGTGGAGAGTGCGCTGGCTCAAGCCGGACTGGTGACCCGGGTCAACCCCATCCTCGGCATGGACAGCCCGTTTGCCTATCGCAACAAGGCGCAGTATGCGGTGCGCGGCACCGAGGCTGGCGCCGAGCTTGGCTTCTATCGCAAGCACTCCCACGATCTCATCACCGCCGACGACTGCGCGGTGCAGGACGCCTTGCACGTGGAACTCAACGCCCGCCTGCGCCACTGGATGCGTGAGCACGAGATCCAGGCTTATGACGAGGTGAACCACAGCGGCTGTGTGCGCAACCTTATGACCCGCAAGGGCTTCAAGAGCGGCGAGCTGATGGTGGTACTGGTCACTCTGGGGGAGACCCTGCCGTTTGAAGCCGAGCTGCTGGCCGCCCTGAGCGATCTGCCCATTACCACCCTGGTGCAGAACATCAACGAGGAGCGGACCAACCGTATCCTCGGGGATCGCAACCGGGTACTGCTGGGGGAAGGGGTGATCCGCGACCAGATCCACGAACTCGCGTTCGAGATCTCGCCCCTCTCCTTCTTCCAGAACAACCCGAGCCAGACCGACGTGCTCTACTCCAAGGCCCTGGAGTACTGCGAGCTGACCGGCAGCGAGACGGTGTTCGACATCTACTGTGGCATCGGCACCATCTCCCTGTTCCTGGCGAACAAGGCGGCCCGGGTGGTGGGGATCGAGTCGGTGGAGAGCGCCATCAACGACGCCCGTCGCAACGCGGCCCTGAACGGCATCGAGCACACCGAGTTCCACGTGGGCAAAGCCGAGCAACTGATGCCCGAGCTGCACACCCAGGGAGTGAGCGCCGACGTGGTGGTGATGGATCCGCCCCGTAAAGGCTGCGACAAGGCGGTGCTGCAGACCCTGGTCGCCATGGCGCCGCGCCGGCTGGTCTATGTCTCCTGCAATCCCCAGACCCTGGCCCGGGATCTGGCCTGGCTGGTCAAGCAGGGCTTCGTGCTGGACGAGGTGCAGCCGGTGGACATGTTCCCACACTCCATGCACGTAGAAGCCGTCGCCCGTCTGAGCCTGCCTGCCAAGGCCGATTGA
- a CDS encoding GNAT family N-acetyltransferase yields MSVRLAGVEDAAALDRFFRQLDGETRFMLYEAGERPSDIEGQRQRLATMTASPNQRMWLLELAGEVQGFAVLLGGNLQRNRHCALVVMGLRSGARGQGWGERLLRTLIAAASDLGVSRLELGVMAHNEVAHSLYRKCGFMDEGLRRQAYRLDEGYVDEISMSLLLPSSAP; encoded by the coding sequence ATGAGCGTTCGTCTGGCAGGAGTGGAAGATGCCGCCGCACTGGATCGCTTCTTCCGGCAACTGGACGGGGAGACCCGCTTCATGCTCTATGAGGCGGGGGAGCGGCCCTCGGATATCGAGGGGCAGCGCCAGCGTCTGGCGACCATGACAGCCAGCCCCAATCAGCGCATGTGGCTGCTGGAGCTGGCTGGCGAGGTCCAGGGCTTTGCCGTCCTGCTGGGAGGGAACCTGCAGCGCAATCGTCACTGTGCACTGGTGGTGATGGGGTTGCGGTCTGGTGCGCGTGGCCAGGGTTGGGGAGAGCGTTTGCTGCGCACTCTCATTGCAGCCGCCAGCGACCTTGGGGTCAGCCGGCTGGAATTGGGGGTCATGGCCCATAACGAGGTGGCCCACTCTCTCTACCGCAAGTGCGGTTTCATGGATGAGGGGTTGCGGCGGCAGGCGTATCGACTGGACGAGGGTTATGTCGACGAGATCAGCATGAGCCTGCTGTTGCCGTCCAGTGCCCCATGA
- a CDS encoding VOC family protein, with the protein MSNLNITEIKAFVPARGFALSKQFYQDLGFTLASDGGGVAYFHFGEVSFLLQDHCHEQLAEHFMMHILVEDVAAWWTHVNASGVAARYGVRVTEIVTQPWRMQDFCLYDPSGVLWRIAQNID; encoded by the coding sequence ATGAGCAACCTTAACATCACCGAAATCAAGGCCTTCGTGCCTGCCCGCGGCTTCGCCCTGTCCAAACAGTTCTATCAGGATCTTGGCTTCACCCTGGCCTCGGATGGCGGCGGGGTCGCCTATTTCCATTTCGGGGAGGTGAGCTTCCTGCTGCAGGATCATTGCCACGAGCAGCTGGCCGAGCACTTCATGATGCACATCCTGGTGGAAGATGTGGCGGCCTGGTGGACCCACGTCAATGCCAGCGGGGTCGCCGCCCGCTACGGCGTCAGGGTCACCGAGATCGTCACCCAGCCCTGGCGAATGCAGGATTTCTGTCTGTATGACCCGTCCGGCGTGCTGTGGCGCATCGCCCAGAACATCGACTAA
- a CDS encoding alpha/beta hydrolase, translated as MNMEITLSGGHQTEIYIETYGSGSPILFLHGGPGCCHDSFAPFFKPLMERCQVIYYDQIACGQSSQSVDWEYHLSHELEVIEQIRQNLGHERLTIVGESWGTFLGLQYASHYPHRVLDLVLLSSVGFGMEHMHLFSDRLMAKVTDADRQQLAYIEQQLQNHEVEETEALRSSQEILNPYYLFDRSRLSEIINQPINFQQHLRVVALFDEELDFMKRVENLKQVRIHMYQATNDLISNQDIATILVDKINPTSFIAVPECGHWIYLEKSEYINSEIMNIISTNLVPIEERSLTENIA; from the coding sequence ATGAATATGGAAATCACACTCTCTGGCGGTCATCAGACTGAGATTTATATTGAGACTTATGGGAGCGGCTCACCGATCCTCTTTCTCCATGGAGGGCCTGGTTGCTGCCATGACTCTTTCGCCCCTTTCTTCAAACCTCTAATGGAGCGTTGCCAGGTTATCTATTACGACCAGATAGCCTGCGGCCAATCCAGTCAGAGTGTTGATTGGGAATATCACTTGAGCCATGAGCTGGAAGTTATTGAGCAAATTAGGCAGAACCTTGGGCATGAAAGACTGACAATAGTTGGAGAGTCTTGGGGGACGTTTCTCGGTCTACAGTATGCCTCTCACTATCCGCATCGTGTTCTAGATTTGGTTCTTCTTTCTAGTGTTGGATTCGGCATGGAGCACATGCATCTATTTAGTGACAGGCTCATGGCTAAAGTGACTGATGCTGACAGGCAACAACTGGCATACATTGAACAACAGTTACAAAACCATGAAGTTGAAGAAACTGAGGCTCTTCGCAGCAGCCAAGAAATTTTGAACCCTTACTATCTTTTTGACCGCTCTAGACTGTCAGAAATTATCAATCAACCAATAAATTTCCAACAGCATTTACGAGTTGTAGCTCTTTTTGATGAAGAACTAGATTTCATGAAAAGGGTTGAGAATCTAAAGCAAGTTCGCATTCATATGTATCAGGCAACAAACGACCTGATTAGTAACCAAGATATTGCAACTATTCTTGTTGATAAGATCAATCCCACTTCCTTTATCGCCGTACCTGAATGTGGTCATTGGATATATTTGGAAAAAAGTGAATATATCAACTCTGAGATAATGAACATTATAAGCACGAATTTAGTTCCTATCGAAGAGCGTTCTTTAACCGAAAACATAGCTTAA
- a CDS encoding Crp/Fnr family transcriptional regulator — MTALYMAQSLTDFLTTMGLERSVIETMCQRLPRLTLAAGQILLAQGTSQEAAFYIECGMARACHYSLDGQERCKEFYFEGELCLLYDSWLSGEPAGYQLEALTTLQVVRLPLALLGEPTWQPVCLALLRQQLGYKERKEAFLLLHSPEQRYLELCRIFPHWPERLSQVQLANYIGISPVSLSRIRRRINRG; from the coding sequence ATGACAGCCCTCTACATGGCCCAATCTCTGACCGACTTTCTCACAACAATGGGGTTAGAGCGGTCAGTAATCGAAACGATGTGCCAACGTCTGCCAAGGCTGACCCTAGCTGCTGGCCAGATACTACTGGCCCAAGGGACCAGCCAAGAAGCCGCGTTTTACATCGAGTGTGGTATGGCCCGGGCCTGTCATTACAGCCTAGATGGGCAAGAGCGCTGCAAGGAGTTCTATTTCGAGGGGGAACTCTGCCTACTTTATGACAGCTGGCTGAGCGGAGAGCCCGCTGGTTACCAGCTGGAGGCGCTGACCACATTGCAGGTGGTGCGGTTACCCCTTGCCCTGCTGGGTGAGCCCACTTGGCAACCCGTCTGCCTGGCACTACTGCGCCAGCAACTGGGCTACAAGGAACGCAAGGAAGCCTTCCTACTACTGCATTCCCCTGAGCAGCGCTACCTCGAGCTGTGCCGCATCTTCCCCCATTGGCCCGAACGGCTCAGCCAGGTTCAGCTCGCCAACTACATCGGAATAAGCCCGGTCAGTTTGTCACGGATCCGCCGGCGCATTAACAGGGGTTAA
- a CDS encoding TatD family hydrolase — protein MQLIDTHCHLDFPVFDETREVQLAAWRQLGVGEYIIPAVGEENWGRVMALADQHAGMAYGLGIHPWHVGTQREGTLTRLRSLLASQPRGLVAVGECGLDLRSQVPQAGQVESFEAQVKLAMEFDLPLIVHSVRANDSVAKILRRLKPARGGVIHAFGGSLQQAQTFWRLGFRLGIGGVISYERANKTREAVRAMPLEALLLETDAPDMPLQGQQAGPNTPASLLTIIQLLAQLRQQQLADVASVLRESTLQAFPRLDMAFNT, from the coding sequence ATGCAACTGATCGACACCCATTGCCACCTCGATTTTCCGGTCTTTGACGAGACGCGGGAGGTGCAGCTGGCCGCATGGCGCCAACTGGGGGTGGGCGAGTATATCATCCCCGCCGTGGGGGAGGAAAACTGGGGCAGGGTGATGGCATTGGCTGACCAGCATGCCGGTATGGCCTATGGCCTCGGGATCCATCCCTGGCATGTGGGGACGCAACGCGAGGGAACGCTGACTCGGCTGCGCTCCCTGCTGGCGAGCCAGCCTCGCGGCCTGGTGGCCGTCGGCGAGTGTGGACTGGATCTGCGCAGCCAGGTACCGCAGGCGGGGCAGGTCGAGTCATTCGAGGCACAGGTGAAGCTGGCCATGGAGTTCGATCTGCCGCTCATCGTCCATTCGGTGCGGGCGAACGATAGCGTTGCCAAGATTCTCAGACGCCTTAAACCGGCCAGAGGCGGGGTGATCCATGCCTTCGGTGGCTCCTTGCAGCAGGCTCAAACCTTCTGGCGACTGGGTTTTCGACTGGGGATCGGAGGGGTCATCAGCTATGAGCGGGCCAACAAGACCCGGGAGGCGGTGCGGGCGATGCCGCTGGAGGCGTTGTTGCTGGAGACTGACGCCCCCGATATGCCGCTGCAAGGGCAGCAAGCGGGGCCAAATACCCCTGCCAGCCTGCTGACCATCATCCAGCTGCTGGCGCAATTGCGGCAACAACAGCTGGCGGATGTTGCCTCGGTGTTACGTGAATCCACTCTGCAGGCTTTTCCACGGTTGGACATGGCATTTAACACTTGA
- the tppF gene encoding type IVa pilus pseudopilin TppF — protein sequence MSKRASQGFTLIELVLVIIVLGILAVTALPRFINVQDDALKSSMAATAGGFSSAVQLAHAGWAVKVKGEPLALYNFSGMGKQDLDINSLGWPVGTKEDQGGQGPDTVFPGGESDQISVSSRDDCESLFGGLLDTGQTAEDELHTDSDSDYISRLIPADSQSVGSLRHDNCRYTLRDSIGRFPAHPDGLAFDYNSITGAVTRNFQ from the coding sequence ATGTCAAAACGCGCTTCCCAAGGCTTCACCCTGATAGAACTGGTGCTGGTCATCATAGTGTTGGGGATCCTGGCGGTCACTGCCCTGCCCCGCTTCATCAACGTGCAGGATGATGCGCTCAAGAGCAGCATGGCGGCAACCGCAGGCGGTTTCTCCAGCGCCGTGCAACTGGCCCACGCGGGCTGGGCCGTCAAGGTGAAGGGGGAGCCGCTGGCACTCTATAACTTTAGCGGCATGGGCAAACAGGATCTCGACATCAACAGCCTGGGTTGGCCGGTGGGTACCAAGGAAGATCAGGGAGGCCAGGGGCCGGATACCGTCTTCCCGGGGGGAGAGAGCGATCAGATCTCCGTCAGCAGCCGGGACGACTGCGAGAGCCTGTTCGGGGGTCTGCTCGATACCGGTCAGACTGCTGAAGATGAGCTCCACACCGATTCGGACAGCGACTATATCTCCCGGCTCATCCCCGCCGACAGCCAGAGCGTCGGCAGCCTGCGCCACGACAACTGCCGCTATACCCTGCGGGATTCCATCGGCCGCTTCCCTGCCCATCCGGACGGGCTGGCGTTTGACTACAACAGCATCACCGGCGCCGTGACTCGCAACTTTCAGTGA
- a CDS encoding helix-turn-helix transcriptional regulator yields the protein MTIPETGFIREAQLVTTASKVGPLPFSKSTLWRMVGEGKFPKPIKLGARVTAWRCEEVHEWINAQGQAA from the coding sequence ATGACAATACCGGAAACAGGATTTATTCGAGAGGCACAACTGGTGACCACAGCCAGCAAGGTGGGCCCATTGCCGTTCAGCAAGTCAACGCTGTGGCGGATGGTTGGTGAAGGCAAGTTCCCGAAGCCAATTAAGCTGGGAGCCCGGGTAACCGCCTGGCGCTGTGAAGAGGTTCACGAGTGGATCAACGCCCAAGGCCAAGCAGCGTAA
- a CDS encoding DUF927 domain-containing protein, with product MTALHQGAAGPGHQNSPPSRAGAFLKFADLDDLQVVVIHTGEQASRDAGIRATLQRAHNEAVATDNPIDPEVEPEQALYVGPAQLDDGARLYKMADRDATKRVIVHQFGNLVPEKAKRLIVALRKQAPKAELYRGNPGQNAEPWQLVDVVAFEQALATDTQSEEAPWSDNVAPLHLVKGNPEEGSELPAGFEVRGSRLCALTTVGRGEDARQEWIPIASPVYVLAETADEQGRGYGRLLEWRDSAGRVRQWAMPVRSLVPRNGEEVFVALLDAGLPFIELSHKRRLSAYLMSCQPKRRITCVERTGWHGHAYVLPGGSIGPDAEGVILQTAGYTASDFTERGTLAGWQQGVAGLAVGNSRLCFALSLAFAAPLLSLVGMEGGGFHLKGESTDGKTTVMKAAASVYGHPDRYAQTWRATGNAIEGIASRRNDALLCLDELGELDGREAGQTAYMLANGQGKGRSKQDGELRERKAWRLLFLSTGELSLEDHATSAGKSTQAGMEVRTIQIPSDTGHHGAFEWLHGMDGGRGFADTLKANSEEHHGIAFRTYAQALTQSMDEHSERLRADIKQLAAELTPKGAGNQVGRAINRFALVAAAGELATRLGVTGWPEGEAIRAVRVCLKAWLAERGHLGNKEDMATLRQIRQFFTAHQYTRFADWDDPNHRAANMVGYRRNPKVNSEAGVTFYVLPEGWREITVGRDHKKAALLAVEIGWIGCSDKGKTQKTVKIPCVGRAIKVYVLSDTVLADEATEPGGSE from the coding sequence ATGACAGCACTACATCAAGGGGCCGCAGGCCCCGGTCATCAAAACAGCCCACCATCCCGGGCCGGCGCCTTCCTCAAGTTTGCGGACCTGGATGATCTGCAGGTGGTCGTGATCCACACCGGTGAGCAAGCCAGCAGGGATGCCGGCATCAGGGCTACCCTGCAGCGCGCCCACAACGAGGCGGTGGCCACAGACAACCCGATTGACCCTGAGGTGGAGCCAGAGCAGGCGTTGTATGTGGGGCCTGCTCAGTTGGATGACGGCGCCAGGCTCTACAAGATGGCCGATCGGGATGCTACCAAACGGGTCATTGTTCACCAGTTCGGCAACCTGGTCCCCGAGAAAGCCAAGCGGCTGATCGTGGCTCTGCGCAAGCAAGCTCCCAAGGCTGAGCTCTACCGTGGCAACCCGGGCCAGAATGCCGAGCCATGGCAGCTGGTGGATGTGGTGGCCTTCGAGCAGGCACTGGCAACAGACACCCAATCGGAAGAGGCGCCCTGGTCAGACAATGTGGCTCCGCTCCATCTGGTGAAAGGCAACCCAGAGGAAGGGTCAGAGCTGCCAGCAGGGTTTGAGGTGCGGGGCTCGCGTCTGTGTGCCCTGACCACTGTGGGCCGGGGTGAGGATGCCCGGCAAGAGTGGATCCCCATTGCCAGCCCCGTCTATGTGCTGGCAGAGACCGCTGATGAGCAAGGCCGGGGCTATGGCCGCTTACTTGAGTGGCGAGATAGTGCCGGCCGAGTGCGCCAGTGGGCCATGCCGGTGCGCTCCCTGGTCCCACGCAACGGTGAGGAAGTGTTTGTCGCGCTGCTGGATGCGGGGTTGCCCTTCATCGAGCTAAGTCATAAGCGCAGGCTGTCGGCCTACCTGATGAGCTGCCAGCCCAAGCGGCGTATCACCTGTGTCGAGCGCACAGGGTGGCATGGCCATGCCTATGTGCTGCCCGGTGGGTCCATTGGGCCAGATGCTGAGGGGGTCATCCTGCAGACCGCCGGCTACACCGCCAGCGACTTTACCGAGCGCGGTACCCTGGCCGGCTGGCAACAGGGGGTTGCAGGGCTGGCCGTGGGCAACTCTCGGCTCTGCTTTGCACTGTCACTTGCCTTTGCGGCTCCCTTGCTCTCCTTGGTAGGCATGGAGGGCGGTGGTTTCCACCTCAAGGGCGAGAGTACCGACGGCAAAACCACGGTGATGAAAGCGGCCGCCAGTGTCTATGGTCACCCGGACCGATATGCCCAAACCTGGCGCGCCACCGGTAATGCCATCGAGGGGATCGCCAGCCGGCGCAATGATGCCCTGCTCTGTCTGGATGAACTGGGCGAGCTGGACGGCCGGGAGGCAGGGCAGACCGCCTACATGCTGGCCAACGGTCAAGGCAAGGGCCGTAGTAAGCAGGATGGGGAGCTCAGAGAGCGCAAGGCCTGGCGGTTGCTGTTCCTCTCCACCGGTGAGCTGAGCCTCGAGGACCATGCCACCAGTGCCGGGAAGAGTACCCAGGCCGGGATGGAGGTACGGACAATCCAGATCCCCAGCGATACCGGGCACCATGGCGCCTTTGAGTGGCTGCATGGCATGGATGGAGGCCGCGGCTTTGCCGATACCCTGAAAGCCAACTCAGAAGAACATCACGGCATCGCCTTTCGCACCTATGCCCAAGCCCTGACCCAATCCATGGATGAGCACAGTGAGCGGCTGAGGGCCGACATCAAGCAATTGGCAGCCGAGTTAACCCCCAAGGGTGCGGGTAATCAGGTTGGCCGAGCCATCAACCGGTTTGCGCTGGTGGCCGCAGCCGGGGAGCTGGCCACCCGATTGGGGGTTACCGGCTGGCCAGAGGGGGAAGCCATTAGGGCAGTGAGGGTCTGCCTCAAGGCGTGGCTGGCAGAGCGGGGGCACCTGGGTAACAAGGAAGATATGGCGACCTTACGTCAGATCCGCCAGTTCTTCACGGCTCATCAGTACACGCGTTTTGCTGATTGGGACGATCCCAACCACCGGGCTGCGAATATGGTCGGGTATCGCCGTAACCCCAAGGTGAATAGTGAAGCAGGTGTGACTTTTTATGTTCTTCCGGAAGGGTGGCGTGAGATCACTGTTGGCCGTGACCACAAAAAGGCAGCGTTGCTGGCAGTGGAAATCGGTTGGATAGGCTGCAGTGATAAGGGTAAGACGCAGAAAACGGTAAAGATACCCTGTGTAGGGAGGGCGATTAAGGTCTATGTCCTCTCAGATACTGTGCTTGCTGATGAAGCTACTGAGCCAGGAGGCTCGGAATAA
- a CDS encoding ParE family toxin-like protein — translation MSHTPFIFTPEAIERTQTLLDEYRNCEVHARRLIATDWLVLLVGFCWYLLSRDRGQLFELLSHEKCNRFTAKNTGKGNTR, via the coding sequence ATGAGCCACACCCCTTTCATATTCACGCCCGAGGCGATCGAACGAACCCAGACTCTATTGGACGAGTACCGGAACTGCGAGGTACACGCTCGACGTCTCATAGCGACCGACTGGCTTGTTCTGTTAGTCGGGTTCTGTTGGTACCTGCTATCGCGGGACCGCGGGCAATTATTCGAGCTCTTGAGCCATGAGAAATGCAACCGATTCACCGCCAAGAATACCGGAAAGGGCAACACCCGATGA
- a CDS encoding YgjV family protein, with protein sequence MSLFMWSQLVVSLALLLDLLSFQLKRRKGILACLAASCAFNAGHFALLGQWSAASLLGLASLRFLASMYVTHRDMMWSFMGLSCAVVMNTYRGPLDLLGLLASLLQTRAAFCPSDRQLRHWMLLGTLCWLVNNFLIGSPVAALMEGLFLVSNLVGYYRHYWSKEPSI encoded by the coding sequence ATGTCGCTGTTTATGTGGTCCCAGCTGGTGGTGAGCCTGGCCTTGCTACTGGACTTACTGTCATTCCAGCTGAAAAGGCGCAAAGGGATCTTGGCCTGCTTAGCAGCATCCTGCGCTTTCAATGCGGGTCATTTCGCGCTGCTCGGGCAGTGGTCGGCTGCCAGCCTGCTGGGGCTGGCGAGCCTACGCTTCCTAGCCAGTATGTACGTGACACACCGCGATATGATGTGGAGCTTTATGGGATTGTCTTGCGCGGTCGTGATGAATACCTATAGGGGACCACTGGATCTGCTCGGACTGCTTGCCAGCCTGCTGCAAACCCGTGCGGCCTTTTGCCCAAGTGATCGCCAACTAAGACACTGGATGCTGCTCGGCACGCTTTGCTGGCTAGTTAACAACTTTCTGATTGGCTCTCCTGTGGCAGCACTGATGGAAGGGTTGTTTCTCGTCAGCAACCTAGTCGGCTATTACCGTCACTACTGGAGCAAGGAGCCATCAATTTAA